TGGAAGGAAAAACTCTATCTCAAGTCCCATTAGCATCCAATGACTATGTTACAGATACCTCCAGATACTTGTCGGATTACCTATTTTTATCTAAAGTCAAAGATGGTTACTCTCTCCTATGGGATCACACAACAGGCAGTGGCATTCCTTTCTTAGCACGTTGGAGTAGTCGTGCTTTCTCCTTATTCAGTCTACCCTTTTACCTATTACCTTTCCTATGGGCTATATACTCAAGTATATGGTTTAAAATGGTTGTTGCTGGTATCAGCACCTATTTTCTTGCAATATCCTTTGGACTACTTCCATCCACAGGTTTACTGGTGGCTGTTATATTCCAAACCGCAGGACCATTACTATATACCCCTATACATCCTATGACAGATATTCTTGTACTTTTCCCAATATATCTGCTCGTCTTGAACAAAATTTTTTGCCACTCCCCCCGCTTTTGGATATTATTAAGTTTTATCATTGCCATAATGGAACTGGGAGGCGACATTCAGACGATATTGCTCATTTTTGCATTTACAGTGTTATACATATTTTTTATGCTTTACCTTTCCAAATCAGGAAAGCAATATCATTTTAGTTCTATACTTTTTATAATCCTTGCGTGGATTGTTGCAAATGGATTTATTGCATTCCAACTATTGCCTTTTTTTGAATGGTGGGCACATAGAGCTAAATTCGCTGAGAATTATCACCCAATAAGATTCATGCTTCGCGATTTGGCGGGTCTTTTCCTCCCTAAGGCTATATCCTCAGAAAATTCAAAATATATTTCAGTTATTCTTCTATGCTCACCTGGAATTTGTGCCATTTTACTTCTCCCATTATGGTTAAGTGCACGACATCTCATTTCAAAAGAGACAAAAGATAAAATTGAATTATTATTCTTCTCAAGTATATTTATCTTCATAGTACTTGTTTTCTTCCCATATCTCAATATATCTCTCCCATCCCCATTTAATTTCTCTATAGTTCATATTGGTTGGCTTATTATCTTATCTACTGGTTTTATAATAGGCCTCGCTATAGAGTCATGGAACTTGTTTCCACCAGATGAATGCCGTCAATGCTTAAAACGGCTCCTTTTTATTGCACCTATATTCTGGTTACTTCTTTTCCTATGTTTCAGTATTGGGAAAATAACCAATTTTATAGGAATTAATAACTTCTGGCTGGAGTTCGGGTTGGGGCTCCTGTTTTTACTTCTTATCATTATTTATTTATTAATAAGTCTTTTTTCTCCATCACCTCG
This sequence is a window from Candidatus Hydrogenedens sp.. Protein-coding genes within it:
- a CDS encoding YfhO family protein; the encoded protein is MSNEYRYISKSKRDHITILIFLLLFPAVILAIDISNQRVSGNYYSLYNNPIWMEGKTLSQVPLASNDYVTDTSRYLSDYLFLSKVKDGYSLLWDHTTGSGIPFLARWSSRAFSLFSLPFYLLPFLWAIYSSIWFKMVVAGISTYFLAISFGLLPSTGLLVAVIFQTAGPLLYTPIHPMTDILVLFPIYLLVLNKIFCHSPRFWILLSFIIAIMELGGDIQTILLIFAFTVLYIFFMLYLSKSGKQYHFSSILFIILAWIVANGFIAFQLLPFFEWWAHRAKFAENYHPIRFMLRDLAGLFLPKAISSENSKYISVILLCSPGICAILLLPLWLSARHLISKETKDKIELLFFSSIFIFIVLVFFPYLNISLPSPFNFSIVHIGWLIILSTGFIIGLAIESWNLFPPDECRQCLKRLLFIAPIFWLLLFLCFSIGKITNFIGINNFWLEFGLGLLFLLLIIIYLLISLFSPSPRNAGFIISLLFILSLSLLYYPYRPTTPSILFSPNNEIITKLEAYGNRFAGTEDAQNIIFPPSTLTMMVIPKDKCTERYYAFMTQALKEPKLWIRTGTSCFIYTPSPENKMPDSISAIRQEVKLKQIFSSGVAIFQIDSNIGRAYVIYKGKNVDKVLPELLTSDTPHLVENTVIPESGSIPEMPATIETISPTEVHIKVEKTKPGILVLADTYYPGWSVSVDGVAKDIIPVNIAFRGVELSEGDHQIEFVYKCKWLWWGFSITITTLLIALIILRFSFRFSAQLS